One segment of Thermococcus profundus DNA contains the following:
- the udg gene encoding type-4 uracil-DNA glycosylase produces MGKEELMKRLERRIKGCQKCPLGQLRTNAVPGAGSYDAEVMFVGEAPGYWEDQKGLPFVGRAGKVLDELLGAIGLSREEVYITNIVKCRPPENRDPTEDEIKACSPYLDRQIDIIRPKVIVPLGRYSMGYILRKFGFEPEPISKIHGKTFEAHTLFGKIVIMPMYHPAAALYKPPLREELKKDFEKLKEVIKSDK; encoded by the coding sequence ATGGGAAAGGAGGAGCTCATGAAGAGGCTTGAGAGGAGGATAAAGGGCTGTCAGAAATGCCCCCTGGGCCAGCTCAGAACCAACGCCGTTCCCGGTGCGGGAAGCTACGATGCGGAGGTAATGTTCGTGGGAGAGGCCCCGGGGTACTGGGAGGACCAGAAGGGACTCCCCTTCGTTGGGAGGGCCGGAAAGGTTCTCGACGAGCTTTTGGGGGCCATAGGTCTCAGCAGGGAAGAGGTGTACATCACCAACATAGTCAAGTGCCGCCCGCCCGAAAACCGCGATCCAACTGAGGATGAAATAAAGGCCTGCTCCCCCTACCTCGACAGGCAGATAGACATAATCCGGCCGAAGGTCATAGTCCCTCTGGGCAGGTACTCGATGGGCTACATCCTTCGGAAGTTCGGCTTTGAGCCGGAGCCGATAAGCAAGATCCACGGAAAGACCTTTGAGGCGCACACCCTCTTCGGGAAGATCGTTATAATGCCGATGTATCACCCCGCCGCAGCCCTCTACAAGCCGCCTTTAAGGGAGGAGCTGAAAAAGGACTTTGAGAAGCTTAAAGAGGTAATAAAGTCAGATAAATGA
- a CDS encoding biotin transporter BioY translates to MRDVDVEDISYASVFGALTALGAWISVPLGEVPVTLQVLFVLLSGFLLGAKRGFLSQITYLLAGAVGLPVFAKFSGGPAVIYGPTGGYLMAFPIAAAVAGLAYESRGLLRHVALGLLALGVIYLLGWARLTLLLDSPERAFEVGVLPFVAVDVVKTLLAGFLALSVKRRGNLVGVPA, encoded by the coding sequence GTGAGGGATGTGGACGTTGAGGACATAAGCTACGCCTCGGTCTTCGGAGCGCTGACTGCCCTTGGGGCATGGATAAGCGTTCCCCTCGGAGAAGTGCCTGTAACCCTTCAAGTTCTCTTCGTGCTCCTCAGCGGGTTCCTCCTGGGAGCCAAGAGGGGATTTTTAAGCCAGATAACCTACCTTCTAGCCGGTGCCGTTGGCCTTCCAGTTTTTGCAAAGTTCAGCGGAGGCCCAGCTGTAATCTACGGCCCCACAGGGGGTTATTTGATGGCCTTCCCGATAGCCGCGGCAGTTGCAGGTCTCGCATACGAGAGCAGGGGATTGCTCCGTCACGTTGCACTCGGCCTGCTCGCCCTGGGTGTTATCTACCTCCTCGGCTGGGCCAGGTTGACCCTCCTCCTGGACAGCCCCGAAAGAGCCTTTGAGGTTGGAGTGCTCCCCTTTGTGGCCGTAGACGTTGTTAAAACCCTGCTTGCAGGATTTTTGGCCCTCAGCGTTAAGAGGCGGGGCAATTTGGTGGGTGTTCCGGCGTGA
- a CDS encoding LuxR family transcriptional regulator, with amino-acid sequence MKPVPFLAALLVIVAMTMPWFTPGSKEPGIQMFGVASVGEHSDNKDSAGLSFIDVARNVYLNRDVLNQNLRLEEKGGVPGMLLSFIAFPLIIIGAVTGLFKGKFGHGIGLVGMVILTLALVYGNGRSTGSLRIGSGYLLAWVGFSVGLVSSAFQK; translated from the coding sequence ATGAAACCAGTGCCCTTCCTAGCGGCGCTGCTGGTCATCGTTGCCATGACGATGCCATGGTTCACCCCCGGAAGCAAGGAACCCGGAATCCAGATGTTCGGGGTAGCCTCCGTTGGAGAGCATTCTGACAACAAGGATTCTGCAGGACTGAGCTTCATAGACGTCGCCAGGAACGTGTACCTTAATAGGGACGTCCTCAACCAAAACCTTCGGTTGGAAGAAAAGGGAGGAGTCCCGGGAATGCTCCTTTCCTTCATCGCCTTTCCCCTCATAATCATCGGGGCAGTTACAGGCCTGTTCAAAGGGAAGTTCGGTCATGGGATAGGCCTGGTGGGAATGGTGATCCTGACGCTCGCACTGGTTTACGGAAACGGGAGGAGCACGGGCAGTCTTAGAATCGGATCGGGCTACCTGCTGGCGTGGGTTGGGTTCTCAGTTGGACTGGTCTCTTCAGCCTTCCAGAAATGA
- a CDS encoding RNA-binding protein, with translation MTKLRAHHIRLTTFIQATEDEDKVLEAIATFIPEDIDDEDIIFDIDETAGFFGNPIKVVNAEIKRSRAVRKFLEYFKELLSEEDRSYLLEHIDEKVDEEGTLYVRFNKQKAYLGEVEIDEGADVIQIRIKAKAFPMRKEAVVKAVREWLEE, from the coding sequence ATGACAAAACTTAGGGCACACCACATCAGGCTCACAACCTTCATCCAGGCAACGGAGGACGAGGACAAGGTTCTGGAGGCGATAGCGACCTTCATACCTGAGGACATAGATGACGAAGATATAATATTTGACATTGACGAGACCGCGGGCTTTTTCGGCAACCCCATCAAAGTAGTCAACGCCGAGATCAAGAGGAGCAGAGCGGTGAGAAAGTTCCTAGAATACTTCAAGGAACTGCTGAGCGAAGAGGACCGGAGTTACCTCCTCGAGCACATCGATGAGAAGGTTGATGAGGAGGGGACCCTCTACGTCCGCTTCAACAAGCAGAAGGCCTACCTCGGCGAGGTCGAGATAGATGAGGGTGCAGACGTTATTCAGATCAGGATAAAGGCCAAGGCCTTTCCGATGAGAAAGGAAGCCGTTGTCAAAGCCGTGAGGGAGTGGCTGGAGGAATGA
- a CDS encoding biotin--[acetyl-CoA-carboxylase] ligase encodes MKPLRDSPQKRRILEFLRKNDTVSGELIGRELGISRTAVWKHVEELKELGYGIESTSIGYRLVYDPGIPYPWELDVESVYYRVTRSTMDEARKLAEKGSPSGLFVIAGEQRSGKGRRGRGWHSPPGGLYFSLILRPGMPMEDVRRVEESALLAVEGFMNSLGLNADASRRGIIVNGRKIGGILTEAYGEVDEVRFVILGVGINVNNPVPEGATSLSLELGKSPSLLEVARSLFGVLLKELSWAVGG; translated from the coding sequence ATGAAGCCCCTAAGAGACAGCCCCCAAAAGAGGAGGATCCTAGAATTCCTACGGAAGAACGACACCGTCAGCGGGGAACTTATAGGGAGGGAGCTGGGGATATCGAGAACCGCCGTTTGGAAGCACGTTGAGGAGCTCAAGGAGCTGGGATACGGGATAGAATCCACTTCCATTGGGTACCGGCTCGTTTACGATCCGGGAATACCTTACCCCTGGGAACTGGACGTTGAGTCGGTTTACTACAGGGTTACGAGGTCGACCATGGATGAAGCAAGAAAACTGGCGGAAAAAGGCTCTCCCTCGGGTCTCTTCGTGATAGCTGGGGAGCAGAGAAGCGGAAAGGGAAGGAGGGGTAGGGGGTGGCACTCACCTCCGGGGGGACTGTACTTTTCCCTGATCCTCAGGCCTGGTATGCCCATGGAGGACGTTAGAAGAGTTGAAGAGTCGGCGCTTCTGGCCGTTGAAGGATTCATGAACTCCCTCGGTCTGAATGCGGACGCATCTCGGAGGGGGATTATTGTAAATGGAAGAAAGATCGGGGGGATTCTAACTGAGGCCTACGGGGAGGTCGATGAGGTCAGGTTCGTGATCCTGGGGGTGGGCATCAACGTGAACAACCCCGTGCCAGAGGGGGCAACCTCCCTGTCCCTGGAGCTAGGGAAAAGTCCCAGCCTCCTTGAAGTTGCAAGGAGTCTGTTCGGGGTTCTGCTCAAAGAGCTGTCGTGGGCGGTGGGAGGGTGA
- a CDS encoding Na+/H+ antiporter NhaC family protein produces MSDFGVLSLLPPLVAIGLAIWTKRVVLALLAGAWIGGLMVEGWNPVTGTTQTLEWVVGSVTSDWNARILVFDFLIGAGVGLIYKSGGVHALAKVLGSRIKTSRGAAVLGWLMGVLVFFDDYTNTIIVGNTMRPITDKTRVSREMLAYIDDSTAAPVAGLALISTWIGYELAMIGKGFDGAKVAYNSYDAWLSSLPFRFYSILAIILVFIVAYTHRHYGKMLHAEYRARTTGKVLRDGAKPLMTTETDLGAPQPNGSPWDFVIPILTLVIVSIIGLWYTGAANLYAYDQGLDWWTDLDNPFGVSFTHYSFVDAFREADAATALLWGSFTMVLVASIMLLGRKKMTIEEWEDTVIRGMKQMLFANTILVLAWTLGTAADAVGTGSYVINLATSSGQNLGPWMPLIMFLAAMFVAFTTGTSWGTFSVMVPLGVQLGLAFTGGQVNDIVFATIGATFTGAIFGDHCSPISDTTIMSSMFSGSDHIDHVTTQIPYAFTVASIGAVLYLLFAAGIRSWVILLTLGIVLLVGTWYFLSEWYGKKYGIPHGKVPIYVVEE; encoded by the coding sequence GTGTCGGACTTCGGTGTGCTGTCTTTGCTGCCCCCGCTTGTTGCTATTGGTCTTGCTATATGGACAAAGCGGGTAGTTTTGGCTCTGTTAGCCGGTGCCTGGATTGGGGGCCTTATGGTGGAGGGATGGAACCCAGTGACGGGAACCACCCAGACCCTTGAATGGGTAGTCGGCAGCGTGACGAGTGATTGGAACGCTAGGATATTGGTGTTTGACTTCCTGATAGGGGCAGGAGTTGGCTTGATCTACAAGTCTGGTGGAGTCCATGCCTTGGCAAAAGTCCTGGGAAGCAGGATCAAAACGAGTCGGGGCGCCGCGGTGCTGGGGTGGCTCATGGGCGTCCTGGTGTTCTTCGATGACTACACAAACACGATCATCGTTGGCAACACCATGAGGCCGATAACTGACAAGACCCGCGTTTCTAGGGAGATGCTGGCTTATATCGACGATTCCACGGCCGCGCCGGTCGCTGGCCTGGCACTGATATCCACGTGGATCGGCTACGAGCTGGCCATGATAGGTAAGGGCTTTGATGGTGCAAAGGTCGCTTACAATTCCTACGATGCGTGGCTTTCAAGCCTTCCCTTCAGGTTCTACTCGATCCTGGCGATAATCCTCGTCTTCATAGTAGCATACACCCACAGGCACTACGGAAAGATGCTCCATGCAGAATATCGCGCTAGGACAACGGGAAAAGTCCTCCGTGACGGGGCCAAGCCTTTGATGACCACCGAGACCGATCTCGGAGCCCCCCAGCCAAACGGAAGTCCCTGGGACTTCGTTATACCGATCCTCACCCTTGTGATAGTCTCGATCATCGGCCTCTGGTACACTGGAGCGGCCAACCTCTACGCCTACGATCAGGGGCTTGACTGGTGGACAGACCTCGACAACCCCTTCGGTGTGAGCTTTACCCACTACAGCTTCGTCGATGCATTCAGGGAAGCTGACGCCGCAACTGCCCTGCTCTGGGGTTCCTTCACCATGGTTCTGGTAGCAAGCATAATGCTCCTAGGAAGGAAGAAGATGACGATAGAGGAGTGGGAGGACACGGTTATCCGCGGTATGAAGCAGATGCTCTTCGCCAACACGATACTTGTCCTTGCATGGACTCTCGGAACCGCGGCAGACGCAGTTGGAACCGGGAGCTACGTAATCAACCTTGCCACCAGCTCCGGTCAGAACCTCGGCCCGTGGATGCCGCTGATAATGTTCCTGGCGGCTATGTTCGTGGCCTTCACCACCGGAACGAGCTGGGGAACCTTCTCCGTCATGGTGCCCCTGGGTGTCCAGCTGGGTCTTGCCTTCACCGGCGGCCAGGTGAACGACATAGTCTTTGCAACAATTGGAGCAACCTTCACCGGTGCCATCTTCGGCGACCACTGCTCCCCGATAAGCGATACCACCATCATGAGCTCCATGTTCAGCGGTTCCGATCACATAGACCACGTTACCACCCAGATACCATACGCCTTCACAGTGGCATCAATAGGCGCAGTCCTCTACCTCCTGTTTGCCGCGGGAATCCGCAGCTGGGTAATCCTCCTGACTCTTGGCATAGTGCTTCTCGTTGGCACATGGTACTTCCTGAGCGAGTGGTACGGCAAGAAGTACGGGATTCCACACGGAAAGGTGCCGATATACGTTGTCGAAGAATGA
- the tes gene encoding tetraether lipid synthase Tes, producing MAENIGEIPSGEKEFAESTKRIRDIVEFPEISEDEFYEGLKKASRGYGGELPHRTYSLCPETRRVVPALVWEKDGKVWITKKCPEGLITDLYYEDVEQYNRFKRWRWEEKELFSANVENSGVNCPLDCGLCPRHRSHTSLLNIVLTNRCNLSCWYCFFYAKEGQPIYEPTLEQIRMMLRNAKKEHPIGANAVQFTGGEPTLREDLIEILKMAKEEGYDHVQLNTDGIKLAFDPELVKRIREAGTNTLYLSYDGMTPQTNWKNHWEIPLIFENVRKAGGPGIVLVPTTIRNVNDHELGAIINFGLNHLDIVRGVNFQPISQVGRVPKKERQRFRITIPGAIRRIEEQTNGAISKDDWYPIPIAGHIARFFEAFTGSKYYMTSHFACGAATYVFLDRENKRVTPIPRFLDVEGFVEFLEEKAEEVEQWKTMGKLRKLKLGAEIFMKFKSFYDEKYAPKGLKVLDLIKNAFMHGNYDALGKFHENALFIGMMHFMDEYNYDVERVERCVIHYAMPDGRIVPFCTFNVIPELYRDKVQAQFSYTWEEWKALHPDWDYKKDKYFRSKEFVEKMRNSEVYRKTYIDIEDYFGLNRE from the coding sequence ATGGCCGAGAACATTGGTGAAATCCCCAGCGGGGAGAAAGAGTTCGCGGAATCAACTAAGAGGATAAGGGACATCGTTGAGTTTCCTGAGATAAGCGAGGATGAGTTTTATGAAGGATTGAAAAAGGCCAGCAGGGGCTATGGGGGAGAGCTCCCCCACAGGACGTATTCCCTCTGTCCCGAGACAAGGAGGGTTGTACCTGCCCTCGTCTGGGAGAAGGACGGCAAAGTGTGGATAACAAAAAAGTGCCCTGAGGGCTTGATAACCGACCTCTACTACGAGGACGTTGAGCAGTACAACCGCTTCAAGAGATGGAGATGGGAGGAGAAAGAGCTCTTCAGCGCCAACGTCGAGAACAGCGGCGTCAACTGCCCCCTCGACTGCGGCCTCTGCCCCAGACACCGCTCGCACACTAGTCTGCTCAACATCGTCCTCACCAACCGTTGCAACCTGAGCTGCTGGTACTGCTTCTTCTATGCCAAGGAGGGCCAGCCGATCTACGAGCCCACCCTCGAGCAGATAAGAATGATGCTCAGGAATGCGAAGAAGGAGCACCCAATAGGCGCCAACGCAGTCCAGTTCACGGGCGGAGAGCCCACCCTTAGGGAAGACCTCATCGAAATCCTCAAGATGGCAAAGGAGGAAGGTTATGATCACGTCCAGCTCAACACCGATGGAATAAAGCTCGCCTTCGATCCTGAACTCGTTAAGAGGATAAGGGAAGCCGGAACGAACACCCTCTACCTCAGCTACGACGGAATGACACCCCAAACCAACTGGAAGAACCACTGGGAGATTCCCCTCATTTTCGAGAACGTCAGAAAGGCTGGTGGGCCGGGAATAGTCCTTGTCCCGACAACGATAAGAAACGTCAACGACCACGAGTTAGGAGCTATAATCAACTTTGGACTAAACCACCTCGACATAGTCCGCGGTGTAAACTTCCAGCCGATTTCACAGGTCGGCAGGGTTCCGAAGAAGGAGCGTCAGAGGTTCAGGATAACGATACCAGGCGCCATCAGGAGGATAGAAGAGCAGACCAACGGGGCTATATCCAAGGACGACTGGTACCCGATACCGATAGCTGGTCATATAGCAAGGTTTTTTGAGGCCTTCACCGGAAGCAAGTACTACATGACAAGCCACTTCGCCTGCGGGGCCGCCACCTACGTCTTCCTCGACAGGGAGAACAAGAGGGTTACGCCCATCCCGAGGTTCCTCGACGTTGAGGGCTTCGTCGAGTTCCTTGAAGAGAAGGCGGAAGAAGTAGAGCAGTGGAAGACCATGGGCAAGCTGAGAAAGCTCAAGCTCGGCGCTGAGATATTCATGAAGTTCAAGAGCTTCTATGACGAGAAGTACGCTCCCAAGGGCCTCAAGGTTCTCGACCTCATAAAGAACGCCTTCATGCACGGCAACTACGACGCCCTCGGAAAGTTCCACGAAAACGCCCTCTTCATCGGAATGATGCACTTCATGGACGAGTACAACTACGACGTTGAGAGGGTTGAGCGCTGCGTCATCCACTACGCGATGCCCGACGGAAGAATCGTTCCGTTCTGTACCTTCAACGTCATCCCAGAGCTCTACAGGGACAAGGTGCAGGCCCAGTTCAGCTACACTTGGGAGGAGTGGAAGGCCCTGCACCCAGACTGGGACTACAAGAAGGACAAGTACTTCCGCTCAAAGGAGTTCGTGGAGAAGATGAGGAACAGCGAGGTCTACCGGAAGACCTACATAGATATTGAGGACTACTTCGGCCTGAACAGGGAGTGA
- a CDS encoding DUF3213 domain-containing protein has protein sequence MSETVLKKNLVRLDLKFGKINPESAQIKQYELEKDTRIWRVFLNGYSKNGFVIFDEEQMDKDQLTELLKDLEPEIKSLKRLTVAELVEESMSWNNVFSHS, from the coding sequence ATGAGCGAGACCGTCCTCAAGAAAAACCTCGTGAGGCTCGACCTTAAGTTCGGGAAGATAAACCCCGAGAGTGCCCAGATAAAGCAGTACGAACTTGAAAAAGACACCCGCATCTGGAGGGTTTTCCTCAACGGCTACTCCAAAAACGGCTTTGTCATCTTCGACGAAGAGCAGATGGATAAAGACCAGCTCACCGAACTCCTGAAAGACCTTGAGCCGGAGATAAAGTCGCTGAAGAGGCTCACAGTGGCCGAACTCGTGGAGGAGAGCATGAGCTGGAACAACGTTTTCTCCCATTCTTAG
- a CDS encoding TrpB-like pyridoxal phosphate-dependent enzyme: MKAVLPDSKIPKKWYNILPDLPEQLAPPLDPETDEPMEPEKLLRIFAGELVKQEMSTERYIEIPKKVRELYAKIGRPTPLFRATNLEKALDTPARIYFKYEGATVTGSHKINTALAQAYYAKEQGIERLVTETGAGQWGTALSLAGALLGLKVRVYMARASYQQKPYRKTIMRLYGAEIYPSPSDRTEIGKKFLAEDPNHPGGLGIAISEAIEDVLRDEKARYALGSVLNHVLMHQTVIGLEAMEQMKGFEEPDVIIGCVGGGSNFAGLAYPFVRDVLSGKDDYEFIAVEPRAAPSMTRGVYKYDYGDSGGYTPKMKMHTLGHTYYVPPIHAGGLRYHGLAPTLSVLINHGIVKPVAYHQNEVFQAAELFAKTEGIIPAPESAHAIKGAIDRALQAKKEGREEVILFNLSGHGFLDLGGYEDYLNGKLEDYEPDYFPALE, encoded by the coding sequence ATGAAAGCCGTTCTGCCCGATTCGAAGATACCGAAGAAGTGGTACAACATACTGCCCGACCTTCCGGAGCAGCTGGCACCGCCGCTCGACCCGGAGACGGATGAGCCGATGGAGCCGGAGAAGCTCCTCAGGATTTTCGCTGGGGAGCTCGTGAAGCAGGAGATGAGCACGGAGAGGTATATTGAAATCCCCAAGAAAGTGCGCGAGCTCTACGCGAAAATAGGCCGCCCAACCCCGCTCTTCCGCGCCACGAACCTTGAGAAGGCCCTCGACACTCCAGCGAGGATTTACTTCAAGTACGAGGGAGCGACCGTGACTGGAAGCCACAAGATAAACACCGCACTGGCACAGGCATACTACGCGAAGGAGCAGGGTATAGAGAGGCTAGTTACAGAGACGGGGGCAGGTCAGTGGGGAACCGCGCTGAGCCTCGCGGGAGCGCTCCTCGGGCTGAAGGTCAGGGTTTACATGGCAAGGGCAAGCTACCAGCAGAAGCCATACAGGAAGACCATAATGCGCCTGTATGGAGCTGAAATCTATCCGAGCCCGAGCGACAGAACGGAGATAGGAAAGAAGTTCCTGGCTGAGGATCCGAACCACCCGGGTGGCCTAGGTATAGCGATAAGCGAGGCGATTGAAGATGTTTTAAGGGACGAGAAGGCCCGCTACGCCCTGGGAAGTGTCCTCAACCACGTCCTCATGCACCAGACGGTCATCGGCCTTGAAGCAATGGAGCAGATGAAGGGGTTTGAAGAGCCGGACGTCATAATCGGATGCGTCGGTGGAGGCAGCAACTTCGCCGGCTTGGCTTACCCCTTCGTCAGGGACGTCCTGAGTGGAAAAGATGACTACGAGTTCATAGCCGTCGAGCCAAGGGCAGCTCCATCGATGACGAGGGGAGTTTACAAGTACGACTACGGCGACTCCGGAGGATACACACCGAAGATGAAGATGCACACCCTCGGACACACCTACTACGTCCCGCCGATACACGCTGGCGGTCTGCGCTATCACGGGCTTGCACCGACGCTTAGCGTCCTGATAAACCACGGGATAGTGAAACCGGTAGCGTATCACCAGAACGAGGTCTTCCAGGCGGCCGAGCTGTTCGCGAAGACCGAAGGAATTATCCCGGCCCCGGAGAGCGCCCATGCCATAAAAGGGGCTATAGACCGCGCTCTGCAGGCAAAGAAAGAGGGAAGAGAAGAGGTCATCCTCTTCAACCTCAGCGGGCACGGCTTCCTCGACCTTGGGGGCTACGAGGATTACCTCAACGGGAAGCTGGAGGACTACGAGCCGGACTACTTCCCGGCGCTTGAATGA
- a CDS encoding Ribonuclease P protein component 3, with protein MSGSQYSPEAEEVSFSRDNFIEMDVRSEEAYELAKEWFDEVVFTKTLVLENSPDWPTLKEELKELRGRYGKVALLLVTKKPSLIREVKNRNLKALIYVQGGDMRVNRAALEAGVDALISPWLGRKDPGFDHVLAGIAARRNVAIGFSLAPLLRANPYERVQILRFMAKTWQLVDKYSVPRFITSSAESRWEVRGPRDLMSLGINLGMEFPQARASLNFYPRKILLRLK; from the coding sequence ATGAGCGGGAGCCAATACTCCCCCGAGGCAGAGGAGGTTTCGTTCTCCCGTGACAACTTCATCGAGATGGACGTGAGGAGCGAGGAAGCCTACGAGCTGGCCAAAGAATGGTTCGACGAGGTCGTTTTCACGAAGACGCTCGTCCTGGAGAACTCCCCAGACTGGCCCACTCTCAAGGAAGAGCTCAAAGAGCTCCGGGGGAGGTACGGAAAGGTCGCCCTCCTGCTAGTAACTAAAAAACCGAGCCTGATCAGGGAAGTAAAGAACAGGAACTTAAAGGCACTTATCTACGTCCAGGGAGGGGACATGAGGGTCAACCGGGCGGCCCTTGAGGCCGGCGTGGACGCTTTGATAAGCCCCTGGCTGGGGCGAAAGGATCCAGGTTTTGACCACGTCTTGGCCGGAATAGCCGCGAGGAGGAACGTCGCTATAGGCTTCTCGCTGGCACCGCTCCTAAGGGCGAATCCCTACGAGAGGGTTCAGATCCTCCGCTTCATGGCCAAGACCTGGCAGCTCGTCGATAAGTACTCCGTTCCAAGGTTCATAACGAGCTCGGCCGAGAGCAGATGGGAAGTCCGCGGGCCGAGGGATCTGATGAGCCTCGGAATAAACCTTGGAATGGAATTTCCGCAGGCGAGGGCGAGTTTGAACTTCTATCCGAGAAAGATCCTCCTCAGGCTCAAATGA